Proteins from a genomic interval of Croceicoccus naphthovorans:
- a CDS encoding M3 family metallopeptidase produces MKALFSAALMGATSLTALPATAADFQSPRDFLGLPLADAADAAPLAARCDAVLSELDRRLAAMEKQKGPSTVDTTLRAYDDMTNILNSAWGEFAVYREVMLDAERRAAGSDCETRLEEFEGKMQLSRPLYDRLNAIDASGEDAATQLYLKEIIASFDRNGVGLSEDKRAKVAELKAEIADAGAAFDRNIAESDKSIKVLPSELAGMPEDFLEAHPVGEDGLITLTTKSTDWVPIRSYAESDLVRERLMRTYYSSAYPENDAELRRLFNARDELAKLLGRPNYAAMVLEDKMLTTPEEVAAQIDKVATAALPAAQSDIAIKQAMLQKIKPGDTLDISNGSYVSTQVKKDRFALDPQEVRQYFTYDKVRDGTFQLVEDLFQVDIEPWDTSVWHEDVQTYKIVDRTDIRGKGKLLGYFYLDSHPRDGKYTHANHVTIRRGIGDNPAISALVQNLPKGGYDTGLMEHRDVETFLHEFGHLIHNILGGGHKWYGQNGVATERDFVEAPSQMLENWVYDYDTLAKFAKNEQGEVIPRELVEKMQAARYFGNGENERTQAGYANASLRYHLGPAPENISDAYREWVNAYAMLPFPENTHNEARFGHLNGYSAVYYTYGWSRVIAADMFTRFEEAGLRVPQVAMDYRTKVLGGGGTKPAAQLVEDFLGRPISFDAFGEQLKKGGEAK; encoded by the coding sequence ATGAAAGCCCTCTTTTCCGCCGCCCTTATGGGAGCAACCAGTCTGACCGCCCTTCCCGCCACTGCCGCCGATTTTCAAAGCCCCCGCGACTTTCTCGGCCTGCCGCTGGCCGACGCCGCCGATGCCGCGCCGCTGGCTGCGCGCTGCGATGCGGTGCTTTCGGAACTGGATCGTCGTCTTGCGGCGATGGAAAAGCAGAAGGGTCCGTCCACCGTCGATACGACCCTGCGCGCCTATGACGACATGACGAACATCCTGAACAGCGCGTGGGGCGAATTCGCCGTCTATCGCGAAGTCATGCTTGATGCCGAACGTCGCGCGGCGGGGAGCGATTGCGAAACGCGGCTCGAAGAATTCGAAGGCAAGATGCAGCTTTCGCGCCCGCTTTACGACCGGCTGAACGCGATTGACGCATCGGGCGAGGATGCCGCGACGCAGCTGTACCTGAAAGAAATCATCGCTTCGTTCGACCGCAACGGCGTTGGCCTGAGCGAGGACAAGCGCGCCAAAGTGGCCGAGCTGAAGGCCGAAATCGCCGACGCGGGTGCCGCGTTCGACCGCAACATTGCCGAGAGCGACAAGTCGATCAAAGTCCTGCCCAGCGAACTTGCGGGCATGCCCGAGGATTTCCTCGAGGCGCACCCCGTGGGCGAGGACGGCTTGATCACGCTGACCACCAAGTCCACCGACTGGGTGCCGATCCGGTCCTATGCCGAAAGTGATCTGGTGCGCGAACGGCTGATGCGGACCTATTATTCCAGCGCCTATCCGGAAAACGACGCGGAACTGCGCCGCCTGTTTAACGCGCGCGACGAACTGGCCAAGCTTTTGGGCCGTCCCAACTATGCGGCGATGGTGTTGGAGGACAAGATGCTGACCACGCCCGAAGAGGTGGCGGCCCAGATCGACAAGGTCGCCACCGCAGCCCTGCCCGCGGCGCAGAGCGACATCGCGATCAAGCAGGCCATGCTGCAGAAGATCAAGCCGGGCGACACGCTGGACATCTCCAACGGTTCCTACGTCAGTACACAGGTCAAGAAAGACCGTTTCGCGCTCGATCCGCAGGAAGTGCGCCAGTACTTCACCTATGACAAAGTGCGCGACGGTACGTTCCAGCTGGTGGAAGACCTGTTTCAGGTCGATATCGAGCCGTGGGACACCTCCGTCTGGCACGAGGATGTGCAGACCTACAAGATCGTCGACCGCACCGACATTCGCGGCAAGGGCAAGCTGCTGGGGTATTTCTACCTCGATAGCCACCCGCGCGACGGCAAGTATACCCATGCCAACCACGTCACGATCCGGCGCGGCATTGGCGACAATCCGGCAATTTCCGCGCTGGTCCAGAACCTGCCCAAAGGTGGGTACGACACCGGGTTGATGGAACACCGCGACGTGGAAACGTTCCTCCACGAATTCGGCCACCTGATCCACAATATCCTTGGCGGCGGGCACAAGTGGTACGGCCAGAACGGCGTCGCGACCGAACGGGATTTCGTCGAAGCGCCGTCGCAGATGCTGGAGAACTGGGTCTACGACTACGACACGCTCGCCAAGTTCGCAAAGAACGAACAGGGCGAGGTAATTCCGCGCGAACTGGTCGAGAAGATGCAGGCCGCGCGCTATTTCGGGAATGGCGAGAACGAGCGGACGCAGGCGGGCTATGCCAATGCCTCGCTGCGCTACCACCTCGGCCCTGCGCCGGAGAACATTTCGGACGCCTATCGGGAATGGGTAAACGCCTACGCGATGCTGCCCTTCCCCGAGAATACGCATAACGAGGCGCGGTTCGGCCATCTCAACGGTTATTCGGCGGTCTATTACACCTACGGCTGGTCGCGGGTGATCGCGGCGGACATGTTTACCCGGTTCGAAGAGGCAGGGCTGCGCGTTCCGCAAGTGGCGATGGACTATCGCACCAAGGTGCTGGGCGGTGGCGGGACCAAGCCTGCCGCGCAATTGGTCGAGGATTTCCTCGGTCGCCCCATCTCGTTCGACGCCTTTGGCGAACAGCTGAAAAAGGGCGGCGAGGCCAAGTAA